In the genome of Myxococcus stipitatus, one region contains:
- a CDS encoding MbtH family protein, producing MADEREDTTIYKVVVNHEEQYSIWPADRENALGWKDAGKQGLKAECLEYIKQVWTDMRPLSLRKKMEEAALKN from the coding sequence ATGGCGGACGAGCGAGAGGACACGACGATCTACAAGGTCGTCGTCAACCACGAGGAGCAGTACTCCATCTGGCCGGCGGACCGCGAGAACGCGCTCGGCTGGAAGGATGCGGGCAAGCAGGGTCTCAAGGCCGAGTGCCTCGAGTACATCAAGCAGGTCTGGACGGACATGCGCCCGCTGAGCCTGCGCAAGAAGATGGAAGAAGCGGCGCTGAAGAACTGA